The Rana temporaria chromosome 4, aRanTem1.1, whole genome shotgun sequence genome contains a region encoding:
- the MIS18A gene encoding protein Mis18-alpha — protein sequence MELPSFTFGNLRPEPEDFTVFMCGKCRLPLGDSSDWDGLVCEDGVFHLKAVSDNVCFENEPIISSYPNETGCVFQILQCKGCMSPVGRIYLSTPRGQDSKIDVFTLNLSAVTMYTLGSARKQVLSPCDAPVTLEKCHIFEDEIKKCKQVLGVLQRKVAALESEFQHSPCEEEDNS from the exons ATGGAGCTTCCGTCGTTCACATTCGGTAACCTGAGACCGGAGCCCGAAGACTTCACGGTGTTCATGTGCGGGAAGTGCCGGCTCCCGCTGGGGGACTCTTCGGACTGGGACGGCCTTGTGTGCGAGGACGGGGTCTTCCATCTGAAAG CTGTTTCAGATAATGTTTGCTTTGAAAATGAGCCAATCATATCCAGTTATCCCAATGAAACGGGCTG TGTTTTTCAGATCTTGCAATGCAAAGGATGTATGTCACCTGTTGGAAGGATTTATTTGTCTACACCCAGAGGCCAGGACAGCAAGATTGACGTTTTCACTTTAAATCTCTCTGCTGTCACAAT GTATACACTTGGTTCTGCAAGAAAACAGGTACTATCGCCGTGTGATGCGCCCGTCACACTGGAGAAGTGTCATATATTtgaagatgaaataaaaaag TGCAAACAAGTATTGGGAGTATTGCAGAGAAAAGTTGCAGCTCTGGAGTCCGAATTCCAACATTCACCTTGTGAAGAGGAAGATAATTCTTGA